Proteins encoded by one window of Kribbella italica:
- a CDS encoding helix-turn-helix transcriptional regulator, with the protein MDDVPWTSTPLVGRSTEMAAMLSAVDDAKTRRAGAILLSGDAGVGKTRLLDEVATGAHERGFGVLVGHCTDFGDAGLPYLPFSEIFGRLAGERPDLVESVLTNFPAIGRLLPTHRLIGAQPVPQDGPLDRAALFDAVLGALTALSTSEPLLVIVEDTHWADDSTRDLIGFLLTRLTSQRLALIVSYRSDDLHRRHPLRRPIAEWSRNPRVRRVTLNPLDAVESRALLNALTTERLPEDEERRILERAGGNAFFTEELVAAASMGDGSAVPPDLADLLLVRLDPLSDDARQVARVIAVAGRRVSHQLLTAVAGLPDRELETALRELIDAHIIEHPGNASYYFRHALLAEAVYDDLLPGERVRQHAAYAKALQDQTVAGTAAELAGHATRSHDLITAFEARVRAGQEALSVAAPQEALKHYEMALELFPSDPAASSVDRTWLIVDTAMAATLSSQHLRAVKLLRKALADLPADAPIRQRAELLLPLSDISLVIDHDQEANEAASQAFRLVADEPASAFKAKVIALYARVCDALGRPMEAERWAREALQVAREVGQESAAGDAGITLAQLRKRAGDPVAAAKQLEEAAVRAQLAGDAAAEVRSRYLLGSNHFDLGELDAAKTALEYAAQRAGELGRQWAAYGFDARRMLALTQFTMGEWDEAAETARADSMTPSAAAAGLRSVGLMVRGGRGDTSVAEDLQAMRKWWSLDVMLPLIGLQPAVEAYRQLDQVAEAEKLIAEVSAQIEYVFQTEWYMAKIRFSALGLQLLCHRVVSEPSAAGELVARGAELLAEGHATAEKGLPPGRVLGVEGIAWLARLEAEWERLRWLADVDPPTAEEHVATWQRTADAFGYGFVIEQAWSRVRLSSALRAAGRVADANEQAQLAAEVGRRLGAQPLLDELGSAADPVGSAALTARETEVLALLAEGRTNRQLARELYISEKTVSVHVSNILAKLGVRSRTEAAAVARRDGLLEA; encoded by the coding sequence ATGGACGACGTGCCCTGGACCTCGACACCTCTCGTCGGCCGCTCGACCGAGATGGCCGCCATGCTCAGCGCCGTCGACGACGCGAAAACGCGTCGCGCCGGCGCCATTCTGCTGTCCGGTGACGCCGGCGTCGGCAAGACCCGGCTGCTGGACGAGGTGGCCACCGGCGCCCACGAGCGCGGGTTCGGCGTACTGGTCGGGCACTGCACCGACTTCGGCGACGCCGGCCTGCCGTACCTGCCGTTCAGCGAGATCTTCGGCCGGCTCGCGGGCGAGCGCCCGGATCTGGTCGAGAGCGTGCTCACCAACTTCCCGGCGATCGGCCGGCTGCTGCCGACGCACCGGCTGATCGGCGCCCAGCCGGTCCCGCAGGACGGTCCGCTCGACCGGGCCGCGCTCTTCGACGCCGTGCTCGGGGCACTGACCGCACTGTCGACCAGCGAGCCGCTGCTGGTGATCGTCGAGGACACCCACTGGGCCGACGACTCCACCCGAGACCTGATCGGCTTCCTGCTCACTCGGCTGACCTCGCAGCGGCTGGCGCTGATCGTGTCGTACCGCAGCGACGACCTGCACCGCCGGCACCCGCTGCGCCGACCGATCGCCGAGTGGTCGCGCAATCCGCGTGTACGACGGGTGACGCTCAACCCGCTCGACGCCGTCGAGTCCCGCGCCCTGCTGAACGCACTGACGACCGAGCGGCTGCCGGAGGACGAGGAGCGCCGGATCCTGGAGCGTGCGGGCGGCAACGCGTTCTTCACCGAAGAACTGGTCGCCGCGGCCTCGATGGGCGACGGCAGCGCCGTACCGCCTGACCTGGCCGACCTGCTGCTCGTCCGGCTCGACCCGCTGTCCGACGACGCCCGCCAGGTCGCACGGGTGATCGCCGTCGCCGGCCGCCGGGTGTCCCACCAGCTGCTGACGGCGGTGGCCGGCCTGCCCGACCGCGAGCTGGAAACCGCGCTGCGCGAGCTGATCGACGCGCACATCATCGAGCACCCCGGCAACGCGAGCTACTACTTCCGCCACGCCCTGCTGGCCGAGGCCGTGTACGACGACCTGCTGCCGGGCGAGCGGGTCCGCCAGCACGCGGCGTACGCGAAGGCTCTGCAGGACCAGACCGTCGCCGGTACGGCGGCCGAGCTGGCAGGGCACGCCACCCGCTCGCACGACCTGATCACCGCGTTCGAGGCGCGGGTCCGGGCCGGGCAGGAGGCGCTGTCGGTCGCCGCGCCGCAGGAGGCGCTCAAGCACTACGAGATGGCGCTCGAGCTGTTCCCGAGCGATCCGGCGGCCAGCTCGGTCGACCGGACCTGGCTGATCGTCGACACCGCGATGGCGGCGACGCTGTCGTCGCAGCACCTGCGCGCGGTGAAGCTGCTGCGCAAGGCGCTGGCCGACCTGCCCGCCGACGCGCCGATCCGGCAGCGGGCCGAGCTGCTGCTGCCGTTGTCCGACATCTCGCTGGTGATCGACCACGACCAGGAGGCGAACGAAGCGGCGTCGCAGGCGTTCCGGCTGGTCGCCGACGAGCCGGCCAGCGCGTTCAAGGCCAAGGTGATCGCGCTGTACGCCCGGGTCTGCGACGCGCTCGGCCGGCCGATGGAGGCCGAGCGCTGGGCCCGCGAGGCGCTGCAGGTCGCGCGCGAGGTCGGTCAGGAGTCCGCGGCCGGCGATGCCGGGATCACGCTGGCGCAGCTGCGCAAGCGGGCGGGCGATCCGGTGGCCGCGGCGAAGCAGTTGGAAGAGGCCGCCGTACGGGCTCAGCTGGCGGGTGACGCTGCGGCCGAGGTGCGCAGTCGGTACTTGCTGGGGTCGAACCACTTCGACCTGGGTGAGCTGGACGCGGCGAAGACAGCGCTCGAGTACGCCGCGCAGCGGGCCGGTGAGCTGGGGCGGCAGTGGGCGGCGTACGGGTTCGATGCTCGGCGGATGCTGGCGCTGACGCAGTTCACCATGGGCGAGTGGGACGAGGCGGCGGAGACGGCTCGGGCCGACTCGATGACGCCGTCGGCCGCTGCGGCCGGGCTGCGGAGTGTCGGGCTGATGGTTCGGGGTGGGCGGGGTGACACGTCGGTCGCCGAGGACCTGCAGGCGATGCGGAAGTGGTGGTCGCTGGACGTGATGCTGCCGCTGATCGGGCTGCAGCCGGCGGTCGAGGCTTACCGGCAGCTCGATCAGGTGGCCGAGGCGGAGAAGCTGATCGCCGAGGTGTCGGCGCAGATCGAGTACGTGTTCCAGACCGAGTGGTACATGGCGAAGATCCGGTTCTCCGCGCTCGGGCTGCAGTTGCTGTGCCATCGGGTGGTGAGTGAGCCGTCGGCGGCGGGCGAGCTGGTCGCGCGTGGGGCGGAGCTGCTGGCCGAGGGGCATGCGACGGCGGAGAAGGGGCTGCCGCCGGGGCGGGTGCTGGGGGTCGAGGGGATCGCTTGGCTCGCGCGGCTGGAGGCGGAGTGGGAGCGGCTGCGGTGGTTGGCGGATGTGGACCCGCCGACCGCTGAGGAGCATGTGGCGACCTGGCAGCGGACTGCTGACGCGTTCGGGTACGGGTTCGTGATCGAGCAGGCGTGGTCGCGGGTGCGACTGTCGTCGGCGCTACGCGCCGCTGGGCGGGTCGCGGATGCGAACGAGCAGGCGCAGCTGGCCGCCGAGGTCGGGCGGCGGTTGGGTGCTCAGCCGCTGCTGGACGAGCTGGGCAGTGCTGCGGATCCTGTTGGTTCGGCCGCGCTGACTGCCCGCGAGACCGAGGTGCTGGCGCTACTGGCCGAGGGCCGGACCAACCGGCAGCTGGCTCGGGAGCTGTACATCAGCGAGAAGACGGTCAGCGTGCACGTCTCGAACATCCTCGCCAAGCTCGGCGTCCGCTCCCGCACCGAAGCTGCTGCCGTAGCCCGCCGGGACGGATTGTTGGAGGCATAA
- a CDS encoding ornithine cyclodeaminase family protein, protein MKIFSGDEVRRTVPMAAAVDAVREAFGELRAGNFVLPARQVFGDGAVLVMSAYHPPSRTAVVKKIGIALDQVPAIRATVIWTGAGEQIVADGTSITTLRTGAVVGVATDLLAAADATRLTVIGTGAQSADQVRAVLAVRRIAEVTLVGRDAGKAAALAGSLGEEFPEVRFASGTDIDAGIADAEVVCCATSSSTPLFRADALPARVHVNAIGAFRPTMRELSRDLLATASLVVVDQEEAALEESGEVIDAVEAGVLSRASLLDLGDALAAPPITSGRTLFKSVGVGPQDWAIAKLLSES, encoded by the coding sequence GTGAAGATCTTCAGTGGGGACGAGGTGCGCCGGACCGTGCCGATGGCGGCGGCCGTGGACGCCGTCCGGGAGGCGTTCGGGGAGTTGCGCGCGGGGAACTTCGTGCTGCCCGCGCGGCAGGTGTTCGGGGACGGCGCGGTGCTGGTGATGTCGGCGTACCACCCGCCGTCGCGGACCGCCGTGGTGAAGAAGATCGGGATCGCGCTCGACCAGGTGCCGGCGATCCGGGCGACGGTGATCTGGACCGGCGCCGGGGAGCAGATAGTTGCCGACGGCACCTCTATCACGACGCTCCGGACGGGCGCTGTCGTAGGGGTTGCGACCGATCTGCTGGCGGCCGCGGACGCAACGCGGCTGACGGTGATCGGCACCGGCGCACAGTCGGCCGATCAGGTCCGCGCGGTGCTCGCCGTACGGCGAATTGCTGAGGTCACCTTGGTCGGCCGGGACGCCGGGAAGGCCGCGGCGCTTGCCGGTTCGCTGGGTGAGGAGTTCCCGGAGGTGAGGTTCGCGTCCGGCACCGACATCGACGCGGGCATCGCCGACGCCGAGGTCGTCTGCTGCGCGACGTCGTCCAGTACGCCGCTCTTCCGCGCGGACGCGCTCCCCGCACGGGTCCACGTCAACGCGATCGGCGCCTTCCGCCCGACGATGCGCGAGCTCTCCCGCGACCTGCTCGCCACCGCCTCCCTGGTCGTCGTCGACCAGGAGGAGGCCGCCCTCGAAGAGTCCGGCGAAGTCATTGACGCCGTCGAGGCAGGCGTGCTCTCCCGCGCTTCACTGCTCGACCTCGGCGACGCACTCGCCGCCCCACCCATAACCTCCGGCCGCACGCTCTTCAAATCCGTCGGCGTCGGCCCCCAGGACTGGGCCATCGCCAAGCTCCTGTCGGAGAGCTAG
- a CDS encoding NADH-quinone oxidoreductase subunit A — protein MSEAYGVVVAIVLLGLGGLVGAFALNRALTITYSTPEKLTTYESGVDPVGEGWAQIHIRYYLFAYLYVIFAVDAVYLFPWATVFATVGVSSLIEMFVFLAFVTVGLLYAYRKKVLAWT, from the coding sequence GTGTCGGAGGCCTACGGTGTAGTCGTCGCGATCGTCCTGCTCGGCCTCGGCGGCCTGGTCGGCGCCTTCGCGCTGAACCGCGCGCTGACGATCACGTACTCGACGCCGGAGAAGCTCACGACGTACGAGTCGGGCGTCGACCCCGTTGGCGAGGGCTGGGCCCAGATCCACATCCGGTACTACCTGTTCGCCTACCTGTACGTGATCTTCGCGGTCGACGCCGTGTACTTGTTCCCCTGGGCCACGGTCTTCGCCACGGTCGGAGTGTCGTCCCTGATCGAGATGTTCGTCTTCCTGGCCTTCGTCACCGTCGGCCTGCTGTACGCGTACCGCAAGAAAGTCCTGGCCTGGACCTAG
- a CDS encoding 2-oxoacid:acceptor oxidoreductase subunit alpha, with amino-acid sequence MAIEVKQLDRVVIRFAGDSGDGMQLTGDRFTAETASFGNDLSTLPNFPAEIRAPAGTLPGVSSFQLHFADHDILTPGDAPDVLIAMNPAALKANLRDVPRGATLIVDTADFTTRNLKRIGYDANPLETGELEAYHVVALNLTGMTVESVKEFGLSRKDASRAKNMYALGLVSWLFQRPVESTIEFLQTKFAGKPDIRDANIAAFRAGFNFGETAEEFSVRYEVKPAKMATGTYRNISGNLALAYGLVAGARRAGLPLVLGAYPITPASDVLHELSKLKRFDVTTIQAEDEIAGVGAALGASFAGALGVTTSSGPGISLKSETIGLGVMLELPLVVCDIQRAGPSTGMPTKTEQADLLQVMFGRNGEAPLPVLAAQSPADCFAIAVEATRIAVTYRTPVFVLSDGYLANGSEPWQIPAVDDLVKIDPNFTTEPNATTDDGKPTYLPYLRDPETLARAWAVPGTAGLDHRIGGLEKEDKTGNISYDPANHDLMIRTRQAKVDGVSVPLLEVDDPDGDAKVLVLGWGSTYGPIGAGVRRVRRVGGKIAQAHLRHLNPFPANLGDVLKSYDKVLVPEMNLGQLAMLLRAKYLVDVVSYAQVRGMPLGAAELAEVIGNLVEETAGIDDDARHLGLDAANLKHGEQLEQSEGAR; translated from the coding sequence ATGGCCATCGAGGTCAAGCAGCTGGACCGCGTGGTGATCCGCTTCGCCGGTGACTCCGGTGACGGGATGCAGCTCACGGGGGACCGGTTCACCGCGGAAACGGCATCGTTCGGCAACGACCTGTCGACGCTGCCCAACTTCCCCGCCGAGATCCGGGCACCTGCCGGAACCCTGCCGGGAGTCTCCTCCTTCCAGCTGCACTTCGCCGACCACGACATCCTCACCCCGGGTGACGCGCCGGACGTGCTGATCGCGATGAACCCCGCGGCGCTGAAGGCCAACCTGCGCGACGTGCCGCGCGGCGCCACGCTGATCGTCGACACCGCCGACTTCACCACCCGCAACCTGAAGCGGATCGGGTACGACGCGAACCCGCTGGAGACCGGCGAGCTCGAGGCCTACCACGTGGTCGCGCTGAACCTGACCGGCATGACGGTGGAGTCGGTGAAGGAGTTCGGGCTGTCCCGCAAGGACGCCTCCCGGGCCAAGAACATGTACGCCCTCGGCCTGGTCTCCTGGCTGTTCCAGCGCCCGGTCGAGTCGACGATCGAGTTCCTGCAGACCAAGTTCGCCGGCAAGCCGGACATCCGCGACGCCAACATCGCGGCCTTCCGGGCGGGTTTCAACTTCGGCGAGACCGCCGAGGAGTTCTCGGTCCGGTACGAGGTGAAGCCGGCCAAGATGGCGACCGGCACGTACCGCAACATCTCCGGCAACCTCGCCCTGGCGTACGGCCTGGTGGCGGGCGCGCGGCGGGCCGGGCTGCCGCTGGTGCTCGGTGCGTACCCGATCACTCCGGCGTCCGACGTACTGCACGAGTTGTCCAAGCTGAAGCGGTTCGACGTGACGACGATCCAGGCCGAGGACGAGATCGCCGGTGTCGGCGCGGCACTCGGTGCGTCGTTCGCCGGCGCGCTCGGCGTGACCACGTCGTCCGGTCCGGGGATCAGCCTGAAGTCCGAGACGATCGGGCTCGGCGTGATGCTCGAGCTGCCGCTGGTGGTCTGCGACATCCAGCGCGCGGGTCCGTCGACCGGGATGCCGACCAAGACCGAGCAGGCCGACCTGCTGCAGGTGATGTTCGGCCGCAACGGCGAGGCGCCGCTGCCGGTGCTCGCGGCCCAGTCCCCCGCGGACTGCTTCGCGATCGCGGTCGAGGCGACCCGGATCGCGGTCACCTACCGGACGCCGGTGTTCGTGCTGTCCGACGGGTACCTGGCCAACGGCTCCGAGCCGTGGCAGATCCCGGCGGTCGACGACCTGGTCAAGATCGACCCGAACTTCACGACCGAGCCGAACGCGACGACCGATGACGGCAAGCCGACGTACCTCCCCTACCTGCGGGACCCGGAGACGCTCGCCCGTGCCTGGGCAGTTCCCGGTACGGCGGGGCTGGACCACCGGATCGGTGGGCTGGAGAAGGAGGACAAGACCGGCAACATCTCCTACGACCCGGCCAACCACGACCTGATGATCCGGACCCGGCAGGCCAAGGTGGACGGGGTCAGCGTCCCGCTGCTCGAGGTCGACGACCCGGACGGCGACGCGAAGGTGCTGGTGCTCGGCTGGGGTTCGACGTACGGGCCGATCGGGGCCGGCGTACGGCGGGTGCGCAGGGTCGGCGGCAAGATCGCACAGGCTCACCTGCGGCATCTGAACCCGTTCCCGGCGAATCTCGGCGACGTGCTGAAGTCGTACGACAAGGTGCTCGTCCCGGAGATGAACCTGGGTCAGCTGGCGATGCTGCTGCGCGCCAAGTACCTGGTCGACGTCGTCTCGTACGCGCAGGTCCGGGGCATGCCGCTGGGCGCCGCGGAGCTGGCCGAGGTGATCGGGAACCTGGTCGAGGAGACCGCGGGGATCGACGACGACGCGCGGCACCTGGGGCTCGACGCGGCGAATCTGAAGCACGGTGAACAACTGGAGCAGTCGGAGGGAGCACGATGA
- a CDS encoding 2-oxoacid:ferredoxin oxidoreductase subunit beta, with product MSTVDLGLPGLPGGLRGVPAATEPQNRKEYVSDQEVRWCPGCGDYAVLAAFQGFLPELGIKRENVAMVSGIGCSSRFPYYLSTYGMHSIHGRAPAIATGLAVARPDLSVWVVTGDGDALSIGGNHLIHTLRRNVNLKILLFNNRIYGLTKGQYSPTSEPGKVTKSTPMGSVDNPFNPVSLALGAEATFVARTVDSDRKHLTSVLKAAAEHRGTAFVEIYQNCPIFNDHAFDAIKDPETRDDAIIPLKHGEPIRFGTDGHLGVVRDGFASLAVREVAELPGGEADLVVHDAHTDDPAYAFALSRLTDAGVLHQAPIGVFRQVDRPAYDDLVRQQVDTAKETQGTGDLQSLITGSDTWTVA from the coding sequence ATGAGCACCGTCGACCTTGGGCTGCCCGGTCTGCCGGGTGGTCTGCGCGGCGTACCGGCGGCGACCGAGCCGCAGAACCGCAAGGAGTACGTCTCGGACCAGGAGGTTCGCTGGTGCCCGGGGTGCGGCGACTACGCCGTACTGGCTGCCTTTCAGGGGTTCCTGCCCGAGCTCGGGATCAAGCGCGAGAACGTCGCGATGGTGTCCGGGATCGGCTGCTCGTCGCGCTTCCCGTACTACCTGTCGACGTACGGCATGCACTCGATCCACGGGCGTGCGCCGGCGATCGCGACCGGGCTCGCGGTGGCGCGGCCGGACCTGAGCGTGTGGGTGGTGACCGGTGACGGCGACGCGCTGTCGATCGGCGGCAACCACCTGATCCACACCCTGCGGCGCAACGTGAACCTGAAGATCCTGCTGTTCAACAACCGGATCTACGGGCTGACCAAGGGGCAATACTCACCGACGTCGGAGCCCGGCAAGGTGACCAAGTCGACGCCGATGGGGTCGGTCGACAACCCGTTCAACCCGGTCTCGCTGGCGCTCGGCGCGGAGGCGACGTTCGTGGCCCGGACGGTCGACTCCGACCGCAAGCACCTGACGTCGGTGCTGAAGGCGGCCGCGGAGCACCGCGGGACGGCGTTCGTGGAGATCTACCAGAACTGCCCGATCTTCAACGACCACGCCTTCGACGCGATCAAGGACCCCGAGACCCGCGACGACGCGATCATCCCGCTCAAGCACGGCGAACCGATCCGCTTCGGCACCGACGGCCACCTCGGCGTCGTCCGCGACGGCTTCGCGTCCCTCGCGGTCCGCGAGGTCGCCGAACTCCCCGGCGGCGAGGCCGACCTGGTCGTGCACGACGCCCACACCGACGACCCGGCGTACGCGTTCGCCCTGTCCCGGCTCACCGACGCCGGCGTCCTGCACCAGGCACCGATCGGTGTCTTCCGCCAGGTCGACCGCCCGGCGTACGACGACCTG